From one Variovorax sp. PBL-H6 genomic stretch:
- a CDS encoding D-amino acid aminotransferase, which yields MHPIAEALPDSLCYLDGAYTPLRDAKISVLDRGFIFGDGVYEVVPIYGGVPFCFEEHMARLDRSLAELRIANPLSHEGWHAIAAHLIETSPADQRSAVQALYIQLTRGVAPREHAMPQGLAPTVFVMLNPMKPVPDAVRAKGVPCVSAQDFRWQKAHIKSTSLLGAVLARQISVEAGAAETIMFRGDWLSEASSSNVWVVKDGAVSGPPKDELVLAGIRYGLIERICADAGIPFSLRRIARDEVFGADELLLSSASKEVLPVVTLDGQPIGTGHPGPVFQALEAGYRRAKERSAQDYGATA from the coding sequence ATGCACCCGATCGCCGAAGCCCTCCCCGATTCTCTTTGCTATCTCGATGGTGCCTACACGCCGCTGCGGGACGCGAAGATCAGCGTGCTCGACCGCGGCTTCATCTTCGGCGACGGTGTCTACGAAGTGGTACCGATCTACGGTGGCGTTCCCTTCTGCTTCGAAGAGCACATGGCACGGCTGGACCGCTCGCTGGCCGAGCTGCGCATCGCCAACCCGCTCTCGCACGAAGGATGGCACGCGATCGCGGCGCACCTGATCGAGACCAGCCCAGCCGACCAGCGCTCGGCTGTACAAGCTCTCTACATCCAGCTCACGCGTGGCGTCGCGCCGCGCGAGCATGCGATGCCCCAAGGGCTGGCACCCACCGTGTTCGTGATGCTGAACCCGATGAAGCCGGTCCCCGATGCGGTGCGCGCCAAGGGCGTGCCCTGTGTCAGCGCGCAGGACTTCCGCTGGCAGAAGGCGCACATCAAGAGCACGAGCCTGCTGGGCGCGGTGCTGGCGCGCCAGATCAGCGTGGAGGCCGGCGCGGCCGAGACCATCATGTTCCGCGGCGATTGGCTCAGCGAAGCCTCGTCGAGCAACGTCTGGGTCGTGAAGGACGGCGCGGTGAGCGGGCCGCCCAAGGACGAGCTGGTGCTCGCGGGCATTCGCTACGGCCTGATCGAGCGCATCTGCGCCGATGCCGGCATCCCCTTCTCGCTGCGCCGCATCGCGCGCGACGAGGTCTTCGGCGCCGACGAGCTGCTGCTGTCCTCGGCCAGCAAGGAGGTTTTGCCGGTCGTCACACTCGACGGGCAGCCCATCGGGACGGGGCACCCGGGCCCGGTCTTCCAGGCACTCGAAGCCGGTTATCGGCGCGCCAAGGAACGCAGCGCACAAGACTACGGAGCGACAGCATGA
- a CDS encoding ATP synthase subunit I, which yields MKTIARGVDVREDGQDPDANFKPLTAEEAQRLRERKPLISPWRVIMVQVVAGLLVALAAWGLSGRQNLGWSAGYGALAVVIPSAVFARGLTGRFSSLNAGTAVLGFFLWEMVKLVLSVAMLLAAPRLVVALSWPAMLVGLVVTMKAAWVAVMLAPKRPKFKDE from the coding sequence ATGAAAACAATCGCCCGCGGTGTAGATGTCCGTGAGGACGGGCAGGACCCGGATGCCAACTTCAAGCCGCTGACTGCCGAGGAGGCCCAGCGGTTGCGCGAGCGAAAGCCGCTGATCTCGCCGTGGCGCGTGATCATGGTTCAGGTCGTGGCGGGGCTTCTGGTGGCGTTGGCCGCCTGGGGCTTGTCGGGGAGGCAGAATTTGGGGTGGTCCGCCGGATACGGCGCACTTGCGGTGGTGATCCCTTCCGCGGTGTTCGCAAGAGGACTGACCGGGAGGTTTTCTTCGCTGAATGCGGGCACTGCGGTGCTCGGGTTCTTCTTGTGGGAAATGGTCAAGCTGGTCTTGTCGGTGGCGATGCTGCTCGCCGCGCCAAGACTGGTGGTGGCGCTGAGTTGGCCGGCGATGCTGGTGGGCTTGGTGGTGACAATGAAGGCGGCGTGGGTGGCGGTGATGCTGGCGCCCAAACGCCCGAAATTTAAAGACGAGTAA
- the atpB gene encoding F0F1 ATP synthase subunit A gives MAAENAAEHGQTAGEYIVHHLTHLQSRTPSGVADFSVFNFDSLFFAILLGIVGCWLLWLGARKATSGVPGRFQAAVEMLVEMVDQQAKGIVHNAKSRKFVAPLALTVFVWIVMLNGMDLLPVDLLPAIWAKLFGAAGGDPHHAYLRVVPTADLSVSMGLSVSVLLICLYYNIKIKGAGGWVHELFTAPFGNHWALYPFNFAMQIIEFVAKTVSHGMRLFGNMYAGELIFLLIALMGGAWTLSATGILLALGHIVAGTAWAIFHILIIILQAFVFMMLTLVYVGQAHDHH, from the coding sequence ATGGCTGCTGAAAACGCTGCGGAACATGGTCAGACCGCTGGTGAATACATCGTTCACCACTTGACCCATCTTCAAAGCCGTACACCGTCAGGTGTGGCTGATTTCTCCGTATTCAATTTCGACTCGCTCTTCTTCGCGATCCTGCTCGGCATTGTTGGCTGCTGGCTGCTCTGGCTGGGTGCGCGCAAGGCGACCTCGGGCGTCCCGGGCCGCTTTCAGGCGGCCGTCGAGATGCTCGTCGAAATGGTCGACCAGCAGGCCAAGGGCATCGTGCACAACGCAAAGAGCCGTAAGTTCGTGGCACCGCTCGCGCTCACCGTGTTCGTCTGGATCGTCATGCTCAACGGGATGGACCTGCTGCCGGTCGATCTGCTGCCCGCCATCTGGGCCAAGCTCTTCGGTGCTGCCGGCGGCGACCCGCACCACGCCTACCTGCGGGTCGTTCCCACTGCCGACCTTTCGGTCTCGATGGGCCTGTCTGTCTCGGTGCTGCTGATCTGCCTCTACTACAACATCAAGATCAAGGGCGCGGGTGGCTGGGTGCACGAACTCTTCACGGCGCCCTTCGGCAACCACTGGGCGCTCTATCCCTTCAACTTCGCGATGCAGATCATCGAGTTCGTCGCCAAGACCGTCTCGCACGGCATGCGTCTGTTCGGCAACATGTATGCGGGCGAACTGATCTTCCTGCTGATCGCGCTGATGGGTGGAGCCTGGACGTTGTCGGCAACCGGCATCTTGCTCGCGCTCGGCCACATCGTCGCCGGCACTGCCTGGGCCATCTTCCACATCCTGATCATCATCCTGCAAGCCTTCGTCTTCATGATGCTGACGCTCGTGTACGTCGGCCAGGCGCACGACCACCACTGA
- the atpE gene encoding F0F1 ATP synthase subunit C, protein MEVISFVALAAGLIIGLGAVGACIGIGIMGSKYLESAARQPELMGELQTKMFLLAGLIDAAFIIGTGIALWFATANPFLSQIANLPK, encoded by the coding sequence ATGGAAGTTATTAGCTTTGTCGCTCTCGCCGCCGGCCTGATCATCGGTCTCGGCGCAGTGGGCGCTTGTATCGGCATCGGCATCATGGGCAGCAAGTACCTCGAGTCGGCCGCGCGCCAGCCCGAGCTGATGGGTGAACTGCAGACCAAGATGTTCCTGCTGGCCGGTCTGATCGACGCCGCGTTCATCATCGGTACCGGTATTGCGTTGTGGTTCGCCACCGCCAACCCCTTCCTCTCGCAAATCGCGAACCTGCCGAAGTAA
- a CDS encoding F0F1 ATP synthase subunit B, which translates to MSITGTLIVQMIVFLILVGFTMKFVWPPIAKALDERAQKIADGLAAADKAKVALSEADKRVEVELGKARNESAQRLADAERRAQAIVEEAKARATEEGNKIVAAARAEAEQQAVKARETLREQVAVLAVKGAEQILRKEVNPAVHADLLSRLQTEL; encoded by the coding sequence GTGAGCATTACCGGTACCCTGATCGTCCAGATGATCGTGTTCCTGATCCTGGTCGGGTTCACGATGAAGTTCGTGTGGCCGCCGATCGCCAAGGCGCTGGACGAGCGTGCCCAGAAGATCGCGGACGGCCTGGCTGCGGCCGACAAGGCCAAGGTCGCGCTGTCCGAGGCGGACAAGCGGGTGGAAGTCGAGTTGGGCAAGGCGCGCAATGAGTCCGCGCAACGCTTGGCCGATGCCGAACGTCGAGCGCAGGCCATCGTTGAAGAGGCCAAGGCCCGCGCCACGGAAGAAGGCAACAAGATCGTGGCGGCTGCCCGCGCCGAAGCCGAGCAACAGGCCGTGAAGGCGCGCGAGACGCTGCGCGAGCAGGTGGCCGTGCTGGCCGTCAAGGGCGCCGAGCAGATCCTGCGCAAGGAAGTGAATCCGGCCGTGCACGCCGATCTGCTTTCGCGTCTGCAGACCGAACTCTGA
- a CDS encoding F0F1 ATP synthase subunit delta, producing the protein MAELATIARPYAEALFKASSSDLAGTGAWLDRVAAIAANPELQQFADNPKATPEQVLDVIVSANGAALPPAANNFMMALLENGRFTALQEIARQFRALANAQSGSSDAVVYSAFPIEAGALNGVAAALEKRFGRKLQIAVEQDPSLIGGIRVVVGDEVLDTSVKARLEQMKVALAA; encoded by the coding sequence ATGGCTGAACTCGCCACCATTGCACGCCCCTACGCCGAAGCGCTGTTCAAGGCATCTTCTTCGGACCTCGCCGGCACCGGCGCATGGCTCGACAGGGTGGCGGCCATCGCCGCCAATCCCGAGCTGCAGCAGTTCGCCGACAACCCCAAGGCCACGCCCGAGCAGGTACTGGATGTGATTGTCAGTGCTAACGGTGCCGCGCTGCCTCCCGCTGCCAACAACTTCATGATGGCTCTGCTCGAGAACGGCCGCTTCACGGCACTGCAGGAGATCGCCAGGCAATTCCGGGCGCTGGCGAATGCACAGAGCGGCTCGTCCGATGCGGTGGTGTACAGCGCCTTCCCGATCGAAGCTGGCGCCCTCAATGGCGTGGCCGCTGCGCTCGAGAAACGCTTCGGCCGCAAGCTGCAGATCGCCGTCGAGCAAGACCCGTCCCTGATCGGCGGTATCCGCGTGGTGGTGGGTGACGAGGTGCTCGACACCTCCGTCAAGGCGCGCCTCGAACAAATGAAAGTTGCGCTGGCAGCCTGA
- the atpA gene encoding F0F1 ATP synthase subunit alpha, translating into MQLNPAEISELIKSRIEGLGVSANIRNEGTVVSVTDGIVRVHGLSDAMQGEMLEFPPTADGTPSFGLALNLERDSVGAVILGEYEHISEGDTVKCTGRILEVPVGPELVGRVVNALGQPIDGKGPINAKLTDVIEKVAPGVIARKSVDQPMQTGLKAIDSMVPIGRGQRELIIGDRQTGKSAVAVDTIINQKGQNMTCVYVAIGQKASTIKNIVRALEQAGAMDYTIVVAASASESAAMQYVSAYSGCTMGEYFRDRGQDALIVYDDLSKQAVAYRQVSLLLRRPPGREAYPGDVFYLHSRLLERAARVNADYVEAFTKGEVKGKTGSLTALPIIETQAGDVSAFVPTNVISITDGQIFLETSLFNAGIRPAINAGISVSRVGSSAQTKVIKGLSGGIRTDLAQYRELAAFAQFASDLDEATRKQLDRGARVTELLKQAQYSPLPISLMGASLFAVNKGFMDDLEVKQVLPFEHGLHQFLKSSHGALLDKIEQAKALDKDSESELTAAITSFKKSFA; encoded by the coding sequence ATGCAACTCAATCCCGCAGAAATTTCCGAACTGATCAAGAGCCGCATCGAAGGTCTTGGCGTCAGTGCGAACATCCGCAACGAAGGCACCGTGGTGTCTGTGACCGACGGCATCGTGCGCGTGCACGGCCTGTCGGACGCGATGCAGGGCGAAATGCTCGAGTTCCCACCCACCGCCGACGGCACGCCGTCCTTCGGCCTGGCGCTGAACCTCGAGCGCGACTCGGTCGGCGCCGTGATTCTGGGCGAGTACGAGCACATTTCCGAAGGCGACACCGTCAAGTGCACGGGCCGCATCCTGGAAGTTCCTGTCGGCCCCGAGCTCGTCGGCCGCGTGGTGAATGCCTTGGGCCAGCCGATCGACGGCAAGGGCCCGATCAACGCCAAGCTGACGGACGTGATCGAGAAGGTCGCCCCGGGCGTGATCGCCCGCAAGTCGGTCGACCAGCCGATGCAGACCGGCCTGAAGGCGATCGACTCGATGGTGCCGATCGGCCGCGGCCAGCGCGAGCTGATCATCGGCGACCGCCAGACTGGCAAATCGGCCGTGGCTGTCGACACGATCATCAACCAGAAGGGTCAGAACATGACCTGCGTCTACGTTGCGATCGGCCAGAAGGCTTCGACCATCAAGAACATCGTGCGCGCGCTCGAGCAGGCCGGTGCGATGGACTACACCATCGTGGTCGCAGCCTCGGCGTCCGAATCTGCCGCGATGCAGTACGTGAGCGCGTATTCGGGCTGCACGATGGGCGAGTACTTCCGCGATCGCGGCCAGGACGCGCTGATCGTCTATGACGACCTGTCCAAGCAGGCCGTCGCTTACCGTCAGGTGTCGCTGCTGCTGCGCCGCCCGCCAGGCCGCGAAGCCTATCCCGGCGACGTGTTCTACCTGCACAGCCGCCTGCTGGAGCGCGCCGCCCGCGTGAACGCCGATTACGTCGAGGCCTTTACCAAGGGTGAGGTCAAGGGCAAGACCGGCTCGCTGACCGCGTTGCCGATCATCGAAACGCAGGCCGGCGACGTGTCCGCCTTCGTGCCGACCAACGTGATCTCGATCACCGACGGCCAGATCTTTCTGGAAACCAGCCTTTTCAACGCCGGCATCCGCCCCGCCATCAACGCCGGTATCTCGGTATCGCGGGTGGGCTCGTCGGCGCAGACCAAGGTCATCAAGGGCCTCTCGGGCGGTATTCGTACCGACCTCGCGCAGTACCGCGAACTCGCGGCCTTCGCGCAGTTCGCCTCGGACCTGGACGAAGCCACCCGCAAGCAGCTGGACCGCGGCGCCCGCGTGACCGAGCTCCTGAAGCAGGCGCAATACAGCCCGCTGCCCATCTCGCTGATGGGTGCCTCGCTGTTCGCGGTCAACAAGGGCTTCATGGACGACCTCGAAGTCAAGCAGGTGCTCCCTTTCGAGCACGGCCTGCACCAGTTCCTCAAGTCCAGCCACGGCGCGCTGCTCGACAAGATCGAGCAGGCCAAGGCGCTAGACAAGGATTCCGAGTCCGAGTTGACGGCGGCGATCACTTCCTTCAAGAAGTCCTTCGCCTGA
- the atpG gene encoding F0F1 ATP synthase subunit gamma — MAAGKEIRGKIKSVENTKKITKAMEMVAASKMRKAQDRMRAARPYSEKIRNIAANLGQANPEYTHAFMKVNEAKAVGFIVVTTDKGLCGGMNTNVLRAVTAKLREQQKAGNAVEAVAIGNKGLGFLNRIGARVVSHVTQLGDTPHLDKLIGPMKVLLDAYAEGKLNAVYLCYTKFINTMRQESVVEQLLPLAADALKMEKGQHSWDYIYEPDAQSVIDELLVRYVESLAYQAVAENMASEQSARMVAMKSATDNAGNVIDELKLVYNKTRQAGITKELSEIVSGAAAAAGV, encoded by the coding sequence ATGGCAGCCGGTAAGGAAATCCGCGGCAAGATCAAATCGGTGGAGAACACCAAGAAGATCACCAAGGCCATGGAAATGGTGGCCGCGTCGAAGATGCGTAAGGCGCAGGACCGCATGCGTGCCGCCCGGCCGTACAGCGAGAAGATCCGCAACATCGCGGCCAACCTCGGCCAGGCGAACCCGGAGTACACGCACGCCTTCATGAAGGTCAACGAAGCGAAGGCCGTGGGCTTCATCGTCGTGACGACCGACAAGGGCCTGTGCGGCGGCATGAACACCAACGTGCTGCGCGCCGTGACCGCCAAGCTGCGCGAGCAGCAAAAAGCCGGCAACGCGGTCGAGGCGGTGGCCATCGGCAACAAGGGCCTGGGCTTCCTGAACCGAATCGGCGCGCGCGTGGTCTCGCATGTCACCCAGCTGGGCGACACGCCGCACCTCGACAAGCTGATCGGCCCCATGAAGGTGCTGCTCGACGCCTATGCCGAGGGCAAGCTGAACGCGGTCTACCTGTGCTACACCAAGTTCATCAACACGATGCGGCAGGAATCGGTGGTGGAGCAACTGCTCCCGCTGGCCGCCGACGCGCTGAAGATGGAAAAGGGCCAGCACTCGTGGGACTACATCTACGAGCCCGACGCGCAGAGCGTGATCGACGAGTTGCTGGTGCGCTACGTGGAGTCGCTCGCCTACCAGGCGGTGGCCGAGAACATGGCCTCGGAGCAGTCGGCGCGCATGGTCGCGATGAAGTCCGCCACCGACAACGCCGGCAACGTGATCGACGAGCTCAAGCTGGTCTACAACAAGACCCGCCAGGCCGGCATTACCAAAGAGCTGTCGGAGATCGTTTCGGGCGCTGCGGCGGCCGCAGGCGTTTGA
- the atpD gene encoding F0F1 ATP synthase subunit beta, with product MAQANTTQGKIVQCIGAVVDVEFPRDQMPKVYDALQYQGGTLTLEVQQLLGDGVVRTIALGSSDGLRRGLVVTNTGNPITVPVGKATLGRIMDVLGRPIDERGPVGQEVTASIHRKAPAYDELSPSQDLLETGIKVIDLVCPFAKGGKVGLFGGAGVGKTVNMMELINNIAKAHSGLSVFAGVGERTREGNDFYHEMSDSGVVNLENLGESKVAMVYGQMNEPPGNRLRVALTGLTIAESFRDEGRDVLFFVDNIYRYTLAGTEVSALLGRMPSAVGYQPTLAEEMGRLQERITSTKVGSITSIQAVYVPADDLTDPSPATTFAHLDSTVVLSRDIASLGIYPAVDPLDSTSRQLDPHVVGEEHYNVARAVQGTLQRYKELRDIIAILGMDELAPDDKLAVARARKIQRFLSQPFHVAEVFTGSPGKYVPLAETIRGFKMIVNGEADHLPEQAFYMVGSIDEAFEKAKKVA from the coding sequence ATGGCTCAAGCAAATACAACGCAAGGCAAGATCGTTCAATGTATCGGCGCCGTGGTCGACGTGGAATTCCCGCGCGACCAGATGCCTAAGGTCTACGATGCCCTGCAATACCAAGGCGGCACGCTGACCCTCGAAGTGCAGCAGTTGCTCGGCGACGGCGTGGTGCGCACCATCGCGCTCGGCTCGTCCGACGGCCTGCGCCGCGGCCTCGTCGTGACCAACACCGGCAACCCGATCACCGTGCCCGTGGGCAAGGCGACCTTGGGCCGCATCATGGACGTGCTCGGTCGCCCGATCGACGAGCGCGGCCCGGTCGGCCAGGAAGTCACCGCTTCGATTCACCGCAAGGCGCCAGCCTACGACGAGCTCTCGCCCTCGCAGGACCTGCTGGAAACGGGCATCAAGGTGATCGACCTGGTCTGCCCCTTCGCCAAGGGCGGCAAGGTGGGCCTGTTCGGCGGTGCCGGCGTGGGCAAGACCGTGAACATGATGGAGCTCATCAACAACATCGCCAAGGCCCACTCGGGCCTGTCGGTGTTCGCCGGGGTGGGTGAACGTACCCGCGAAGGCAACGACTTCTATCACGAGATGTCCGACTCGGGCGTGGTCAACCTGGAGAACCTCGGCGAATCGAAAGTGGCCATGGTCTACGGCCAGATGAACGAGCCCCCGGGCAACCGTCTGCGCGTGGCGTTGACCGGCCTGACCATCGCCGAGTCCTTCCGTGACGAAGGCCGCGACGTGCTCTTCTTCGTCGACAACATCTACCGCTACACGCTGGCCGGTACTGAAGTGTCCGCGCTGCTGGGCCGCATGCCTTCCGCCGTGGGCTACCAGCCGACGCTGGCCGAGGAAATGGGGCGCCTGCAGGAGCGCATTACCTCCACCAAGGTGGGCTCGATCACCTCGATCCAGGCCGTGTACGTGCCGGCCGACGACTTGACCGACCCGTCGCCCGCGACCACCTTCGCCCACCTGGATTCCACCGTGGTGCTGTCGCGCGACATTGCCTCGCTGGGCATCTACCCCGCCGTGGATCCGCTGGACTCGACCTCGCGCCAGCTCGACCCGCACGTCGTCGGCGAAGAACACTACAACGTGGCACGCGCCGTGCAGGGCACGCTGCAGCGCTACAAGGAACTGCGCGACATCATCGCCATCCTGGGCATGGACGAACTGGCACCGGACGACAAGCTGGCCGTGGCACGCGCCCGCAAGATCCAGCGCTTCCTGTCGCAGCCCTTCCATGTGGCCGAGGTGTTCACCGGCTCGCCTGGCAAGTACGTGCCGCTGGCCGAGACCATCCGCGGCTTCAAGATGATCGTGAACGGCGAAGCCGACCACCTGCCCGAGCAGGCCTTCTACATGGTGGGCAGCATCGACGAGGCCTTCGAAAAGGCCAAGAAGGTCGCGTAA
- a CDS encoding F0F1 ATP synthase subunit epsilon, translating into MANTIHVDVVSAEESIFSGEAKFVALPGEAGELGIYPRHTPLITRIRPGAVRIETADGGEEFVFVAGGILEVQPNTVTVLSDTAIRGKDLDEEKANKSKAAAEEALKKAKSDIDIALAQSELAVMAAQIAALRKYRQKK; encoded by the coding sequence ATGGCAAACACCATTCACGTCGACGTGGTCAGCGCCGAGGAGTCCATCTTCTCGGGCGAGGCCAAGTTCGTCGCGCTGCCGGGTGAAGCCGGCGAGCTCGGCATCTATCCGCGCCACACGCCGCTGATCACGCGCATCCGTCCTGGTGCGGTGCGCATCGAGACGGCCGACGGCGGCGAGGAATTCGTCTTCGTGGCGGGCGGCATTCTGGAAGTGCAGCCCAATACCGTCACCGTGCTGTCCGACACCGCGATCCGTGGCAAGGACCTCGATGAAGAGAAGGCCAACAAGTCCAAGGCCGCTGCCGAGGAAGCGCTCAAGAAGGCCAAGAGCGATATAGATATCGCGTTGGCTCAATCGGAGCTTGCCGTGATGGCTGCTCAGATCGCGGCGTTGCGCAAGTACCGCCAGAAAAAATAA
- a CDS encoding ROK family protein — translation MALLETTFWSAGGSRHVMAERLGFSKSKANALIAGLVEQGLLAESGLQRSSGGRRAENLKLHEGLGVLIGVDIGATSLDVAVLRPDLSVLAQHAEPADVREGPGVVLARVRLLMRELLSRCGLEPKLVIGIGIGVPGPVNFEIGQLVNPPLMPAWDSFSIRDYLREDYAAPVFVDNDVNLMALGELWRLKRSLSNFLVIKVGTGIGCGIVCHGEVYRGAAGSAGDVGHICVDQEGPLCHCGNLGCVEVMAAGPAITRMAVQAAEAGESIALAERLRAQGRIDAVDVGQASRAGDAAANAIVQRAGQLIGQMLASIVNFFNPSHVFIGGGITRIGPLFLAALRQSVYHRSLALSTRHLEIQYTPLGSQAGLVGAGALAMHETLKARGVAP, via the coding sequence ATGGCGCTGCTGGAAACGACCTTCTGGTCGGCCGGCGGCTCGCGCCATGTCATGGCGGAGCGGCTTGGTTTCTCCAAGAGCAAGGCCAACGCGCTGATCGCCGGGCTGGTCGAGCAGGGCCTGCTGGCCGAGTCTGGGCTGCAGCGCTCCTCGGGCGGGCGCCGTGCCGAGAACCTGAAGTTGCATGAGGGCCTTGGCGTACTGATCGGCGTGGACATCGGCGCCACCAGCCTCGACGTCGCCGTGCTGCGGCCTGACCTGAGCGTGCTGGCCCAGCATGCCGAGCCGGCCGACGTTCGCGAGGGCCCCGGCGTCGTGCTGGCCCGCGTCCGCCTGCTGATGCGCGAGTTGCTGAGCCGCTGCGGCCTCGAGCCGAAGCTGGTGATCGGCATTGGCATCGGCGTGCCGGGCCCGGTCAACTTCGAGATCGGCCAGTTGGTGAATCCGCCGCTCATGCCCGCCTGGGACAGCTTCTCGATCCGCGACTACCTGCGCGAGGACTACGCCGCACCGGTCTTCGTCGACAACGACGTGAACTTGATGGCGCTCGGGGAGCTCTGGCGGCTCAAGCGCTCGCTCTCCAACTTCCTCGTCATCAAGGTCGGGACCGGTATCGGCTGCGGCATCGTCTGCCACGGCGAGGTGTACCGCGGGGCGGCCGGCTCGGCCGGGGACGTGGGCCACATCTGCGTCGACCAGGAAGGGCCGCTGTGCCATTGCGGCAACCTGGGCTGTGTCGAGGTGATGGCGGCCGGTCCGGCCATCACGCGCATGGCTGTACAGGCGGCCGAAGCCGGGGAGAGCATTGCGCTGGCCGAACGGCTGCGCGCGCAGGGCCGTATCGACGCTGTCGACGTGGGCCAGGCCAGCCGCGCCGGAGACGCGGCCGCCAACGCCATCGTGCAGCGGGCCGGCCAGCTGATTGGGCAGATGCTGGCCTCCATCGTCAACTTCTTCAATCCATCGCACGTGTTCATCGGCGGCGGCATTACCCGCATAGGGCCGCTGTTCCTGGCGGCGCTGCGCCAGAGCGTCTATCACCGCTCCCTGGCGCTGTCGACGCGACACCTGGAGATCCAATACACCCCTCTGGGTTCGCAGGCCGGGCTGGTCGGTGCCGGCGCGCTTGCGATGCACGAGACGCTCAAGGCCCGCGGAGTCGCGCCATGA
- a CDS encoding sugar ABC transporter ATP-binding protein produces the protein MPQQQQQPQPHSPKRSVAVEFEQVVKAFGPVQVLHGVSFSLEPGRVYGLLGENGAGKSTLMKILAGYEPITGGTVRVNGEPQQFASSREAEALGIVLIHQEFNLAEDLTVAQNIFLGHEKKKGFLLDDPAMERDAAAALAQVGLKIDPRTKVRRLIVAEKQLVEIAKAVSRHARLLVMDEPTATLTPGETERLFRLIAQLRDDGVTIVYISHKLDEVERVTDEVIVMRDGRFVTRAPTAELTRHQMANLMVGRELADLYPPRDPVTAAHAPAMQVRDFSVPGWADSASFEVRPGEILGFAGLVGAGRTELFEGLLGLRPASGGRVEIGGKSVQLRNPRDAARHGLTYLSEDRKGKGLHVHLGLRQNLTLMALERYAQPWLKPEAERSALAAAVKDFGIRTGDLDARASSLSGGNQQKLALAKVLQPKPRVVVLDEPTRGVDVGAKRDIYFLIQRLAREGLAVIVVSSELMELIGLCHRVAVMRAGRLVATLDANQLTEEELIAHATGTAASQA, from the coding sequence ATGCCGCAGCAGCAGCAGCAGCCGCAGCCCCATTCGCCGAAGCGCAGCGTCGCCGTCGAGTTCGAGCAGGTCGTGAAGGCCTTCGGCCCGGTACAGGTCCTGCACGGCGTGAGCTTCTCCTTGGAGCCTGGGCGCGTCTATGGCCTGCTTGGCGAGAACGGCGCCGGCAAATCCACGCTGATGAAGATCCTGGCCGGCTACGAGCCGATCACCGGCGGCACGGTGCGCGTCAACGGCGAGCCGCAGCAGTTTGCCAGCTCGCGCGAGGCCGAGGCGCTGGGCATCGTGCTCATCCACCAGGAGTTCAACCTTGCCGAGGACTTGACCGTGGCGCAGAACATCTTTCTCGGCCACGAAAAGAAGAAGGGTTTCCTGCTCGACGACCCCGCGATGGAGCGCGACGCCGCGGCCGCGCTCGCGCAGGTCGGCCTGAAGATCGACCCCCGCACCAAGGTGCGCCGCCTGATCGTGGCCGAGAAGCAGCTCGTCGAGATCGCCAAGGCGGTCTCGCGCCATGCCCGCCTGCTCGTGATGGACGAGCCCACCGCCACGCTCACGCCCGGCGAGACCGAGCGGCTGTTCCGACTGATCGCGCAGCTTCGCGACGACGGGGTGACCATCGTCTACATCTCGCACAAGCTCGACGAGGTCGAACGCGTGACCGACGAGGTGATCGTGATGCGGGACGGCCGCTTCGTCACGCGTGCCCCCACCGCCGAACTCACGCGCCACCAGATGGCCAACCTGATGGTGGGCCGCGAACTGGCTGACCTGTACCCGCCACGCGATCCCGTCACCGCGGCGCATGCGCCCGCGATGCAAGTGCGCGATTTCAGCGTGCCCGGCTGGGCCGACAGCGCCAGCTTCGAGGTGCGGCCCGGCGAGATCCTGGGCTTTGCCGGCCTGGTGGGCGCCGGCCGCACGGAGCTCTTCGAAGGACTGCTGGGCCTGCGCCCTGCCAGCGGCGGCAGGGTCGAGATCGGCGGCAAATCCGTTCAGCTGCGCAATCCCCGCGACGCCGCGCGACACGGCCTCACCTACCTCAGCGAGGACCGCAAGGGCAAGGGCCTGCACGTCCACCTGGGCCTGCGCCAGAACCTCACGCTGATGGCGCTGGAGCGCTATGCCCAGCCTTGGCTCAAGCCCGAGGCCGAGCGCAGCGCGCTGGCCGCGGCAGTGAAGGACTTCGGCATCCGCACGGGGGACCTGGATGCGCGCGCTTCATCGCTCTCGGGCGGCAACCAGCAGAAGCTCGCGCTGGCCAAGGTGCTGCAGCCGAAGCCAAGGGTCGTGGTGCTCGACGAGCCCACGCGCGGCGTAGACGTCGGCGCCAAGCGCGACATCTATTTCCTGATCCAGCGGCTGGCTCGCGAGGGGCTCGCCGTGATCGTCGTCTCTTCCGAATTGATGGAGCTGATCGGCCTGTGCCACCGCGTCGCGGTGATGCGCGCCGGCCGGCTCGTCGCCACGCTCGACGCGAACCAACTGACCGAAGAGGAACTCATCGCCCATGCCACCGGAACCGCAGCAAGCCAAGCCTGA